From Tiliqua scincoides isolate rTilSci1 chromosome 2, rTilSci1.hap2, whole genome shotgun sequence, the proteins below share one genomic window:
- the C1QTNF2 gene encoding complement C1q tumor necrosis factor-related protein 2 has product MIFLVLFVWTVPCIANQLLSSFVKAEIQKGSKQLVCSIPGPPGPPGAPGAPGSAGTVGRMGFPGKDGHDGKDGEKGEKGEEGPQGRTGNPGKAGLKGKAGAIGKAGLRGPKGLKGNPGKSGGPGKKGPKGAQGDPGMPGPCSCGAKKAKSAFSVAVTKSYPRERLPIKFDKILMNEGGHYNVSSGKFICSIPGIYYFTYDITLANKHLAIGLVHNGQYRIKTFDANTGNHDVASGSTILSLKQGDEVWLQIFYSEQNGLFYDPYWTDSLFTGFLIYADQDYLNEI; this is encoded by the exons ATGATCTTTCTAGTTCTGTTTGTCTGGACTGTGCCTTGCATAGCTAATCAACTTCTCAGTAGCTTTGTAAAGGCAGAAATTCAGAAGGGCTCCAAGCAACTCGTATGTAGCATTCCAGGACCACCAGGCCCTCCAGGTGCTCCAGGAGCTCCTGGTTCTGCTGGGACTGTAGGAAGGATGGGTTTTCCAGGAAAAGATGGACATGATGGAAAGGatggagagaaaggagaaaaaggagaagaag GTCCACAAGGCAGAACGGGAAATCCAGGCAAAGCAGGGCTAAAAGGAAAAGCAGGAGCCATTGGCAAAGCTGGTCTTCGTGGGCCAAAGGGCCTAAAGGGAAACCCTGGAAAAAGTGGAGGCCCTGGAAAGAAGGGTCCTAAAGGAGCACAAGGTGACCCTGGGATGCCAGGTCCTTGCAGCTGTGGGGCCAAAAAAGCCAAATCCGCTTTCTCTGTTGCAGTGACCAAAAGCTATCCCAGAGAGAGGCTGCCCATCAAATTTGACAAGATCCTCATGAATGAAGGTGGTCATTACAATGTTTCCAGTGGGAAATTTATATGCAGCATCCCTGGCATTTACTACTTCACCTATGATATCACTTTGGCCAATAAGCACTTGGCAATTGGGCTGGTGCACAATGGGCAGTACAGGATAAAAACGTTTGATGCCAACACTGGTAACCACGATGTTGCTTCTGGATCAACTATTCTTTCCCTAAAGCAAGGTGACGAGGTCTGGCTGCAGATATTCTACTCAGAACAGAATGGACTCTTTTATGATCCCTACTGGACCGACAGCCTTTTTACTGGCTTTCTGATATATGCTGACCAAGATTATCTCAATGAAATATAA